CGGCGGAGGCGTGCTCATGCGGCCACCCCCAGGCAGTCGCGCAGCCGCACGAGTCCGTCGCGGATCCGGGACTTCACCGTGGGCAGCGGGGCGTCCAGGTGCTCGGCGACCTCGCGGTACGTGCGGCCGTCGTAGTACGCCAGGACGACGGCCTCGCGCTGCGTGTCGGTCAGGCCGCCGAGGCAGTGCCGGACGCGCTGCGCCTCGAGGCGCTCCTCGGCCTGCTCGGCGACGACGTCGAACGCGGTGGGCCGGTCGGCGTCGAGGGCGGCCTGGTCGCGGTCGCGCTGCGCCTGGACGGACCGCACGCGGTCCACCGACCGTCGGTGCGCCATCGTGGTCGCCCAGGCGCGCGCCGACCCTCGGCGGGCGTCCCACCGGGCGGCGGTGCGCCAGATCTCCACCATGACCTCCTGGGTGACCTCGGCCGCGTGGTCCGGGTCCCGGAGCACGGCGAGCGCCGTGCCGTGCACGGCGGGGGACAGCATGTCGTAGAGCGACGCGAACGCGTCGAGGTCGCCCTCGGCCACGCGCGCGAGCGCCTGGTCGGCGGCTGCGCGCGCGGTGGCGCGGGAGTCGGGGCTGGGCACGCGCGCCAGTGTGCCGTACGCGCGTGGGTGCGGCCCGGTGGGCGTGCCGCCGGCCCCGGCGGGGATCGGGACCGGCGGCACGGTTCTCGGGACGCCCGGGCGCGTCAGGCGACGAGGGCCGCGGCGAGGGAGTCGATCGCCCCGGCGAGCGTCGACACGTGCATGCCGAGACCGGCCGCCACGTCGTCGGCGGGCAGCTCGCCGCCGCTGACCTCCTCGAAGAACGCCCCGGCCTGCGGGCGGTAGCCGTCGAGGTCGGCGAGGGCCTGCTGGCGGCCGTCCTCGTCACCGGTCGCGTCGGCGACCGCGTAGTCGACGAAGAACCCGATGTGCTCGCGCCACAGGTCCAGGAACTCCGCGCCCTTCTCGTCGCCCGCGAGGGACGCGACGGCGTCCGACAGCGCGACCGAGTTGGCGTCGAGGGTCGCCGCCGCGCTGG
This is a stretch of genomic DNA from Cellulomonas sp. ES6. It encodes these proteins:
- the sigK gene encoding ECF RNA polymerase sigma factor SigK translates to MPSPDSRATARAAADQALARVAEGDLDAFASLYDMLSPAVHGTALAVLRDPDHAAEVTQEVMVEIWRTAARWDARRGSARAWATTMAHRRSVDRVRSVQAQRDRDQAALDADRPTAFDVVAEQAEERLEAQRVRHCLGGLTDTQREAVVLAYYDGRTYREVAEHLDAPLPTVKSRIRDGLVRLRDCLGVAA